tttccttccctttctatttcatggaacagtttaaggagggttggtatcagttcttctttaaaggtctgatagaattcagcagagaatccatcaggtcctggacttttctttttggggagactcttgattgctgcttcaatttcattttgtgttataggtctattcaggtgattaatgtcctcttggttcagttttggatggtcatatgtatctagaaatctgtccatttcttttagattttcaaatttatttgaatataggttctcaaagtagtctctgatgatttcctggacttccatggtgtttgttgttatctccccttttgcattcctaattctactaatttgggttttttctctcctcattttagtcaggtttgccaggggtctatcgatcttgtttattttttcaaagaaccaactttttgtttcattaattctttgtatggtttttttggtttctatttcgttgatttcagctcgtatttttattatttctctccttctatttgttttgggatttgcttgttcttgtttttctaggagtttgagatgtatcattaggtcattgatttgggatctttcaatctttttaatatatgcacacatggctataaactttcctctcaagactgcctgagctgtgtcccataggttccggtaggttgtgttttcattttcattgacttctaggaactttttaatttcctcttttattgcatcgatgatccattcttcattaagtaatgagttatttagtttccagctgtttgcatgttttttgtctttacttttgttgttgagttctacttttactgcattgtggtcagatagtatgcatggtattatttctattttcttatatttgctgaggcttgctttgtgccctaggatatgatctattttggagaaggttccatgggctgctgagaagaatgtatattgtgtagaggttggatgaaatgttctgtagacatctactaggtccacttgatctattgcatattttagatcttggatttctttattaagtttttgtttggatgacctatctattgatgataatggagtgttaaagtctcccacaaccactgtgttggcgtttatatatgcttttaggtctttcagggtatgtttgatgaaattgggtgtgttgacattgggtgcatacagattgatgattattatttccttttggtctatttccccttttattagtatggaatgtccttctttatctcgtttgatcaatgtaggtttgaagtctactttgtcagagataagtattgctacttctgcttgttttggggggccattggcttggtaaatcttcttccagcctttcatcctaagcatatgcttatttttgtcggtgagatgagtctcctgtaagcaacaaattgttggatcttcttttttaatccattttgtcaaacggtgtcttttgatgggtgaattaagtccattaacattaagtgttagtactgataggtatgtggtgattcctgccatttagttatcttagttgtttgaaggtttgagtgtgtgtacctaacttgatgttactctctactgtcttgctttttcttatcctgtggtttggtgctgcctgccttttcatggttaagttgagtgtcactttctgtgtgcaggatcccttgaagaatcttttgtaatggtggctttgtggtcacatattgttttagtttctgcttatcatggaagacttttattgctccatctattttgaatgatagctttgctgggtagagtatcctggggttgaagttattttcattcagtgcccggaagatctcaccccacgctcttcttgcttttaatgtttctgttgagaagtctgctgtgattttgatgggtttacctttgtatgttacttgttttttctctcttgcagccttcaatattctttccttagtttctgaacttgttgttttaatgatgatatgtcgtggagtagttctattttgatctggtctgtttggtgtcctggaggcctcttgcatgtgtatgggaatatctttctctagatttgggaaattttccgttattattttgttgaatatattacgcattcccttcgcttgcacctcttctccttcttcgatgcccatgattctcaagtttggtcttttgatggagtcggtgagttcttgcattttcttttcacaggtcttgagttgtttaattaatagttcttcagtttttcctttaattaccatttcatcttcaagttctgagattctgtcttctgtttgttctattctgctggattggccttccgttttgttttgcagttctgtttcgttcttttttctgaggttttccatatcctggctgttttcttctttattgttgtctatttttgtcctgagttcatttatccatttattcattgtgttctctctttcactttggtgtttatacagtgcttctatggtttcctttatttcttcttttgctttttcaaattctctatttttattgtcttggaatttcttgagtgtctcctgtacattttggttgaccctatccagtatcatctctataaaattctcattgagtacttgtagtatgtcttcttttaaattattcttgtaggcttcattgggtcctttggcatagtttatcttcattttgttggagtctggctctgagtttctgttctcttcattcccctctggttcctgtactaattttttgttgtggggaatctggtttccttgttttttctgtcttcccgtcattgtccttggtgttgttactgtccctgtactgtgtgtaattaagtattttctagcttgtaataataacaatggtaatattgagaatggaagagtgagctgagatggaaagcaagaggttaaagaaaaggggaaaacaaatatacagacaagagggagaaagcagaacaaggtatcagacaagagagtttcaaaggtataaacagggagtgttagtgtactaatcgacagtaagctgaacagacaatagagtgacagagagaggattgaaaatcaaagataaaaaaaattaaaaataagtatatgaaaataatatctatttataaaaatgaattaaaataaaatggaaaataggaaattaaaaaaaaaaaaccaaaaaacttccaagtttatatgcaatgcaatttcagtcttaataatttggatgtccgtcttaatctccagtcctggagttggtgcctcagatgttgttctgtagttgtctcatcaaaggggatgcataaagtagaacaaaactacactcacacacacacacagaagaaaaaaaaaaaaagccccaccaagtgtccccagttcaaatgcaatacagtttcagtaagtttttcggcttgcaggtgtaattcggttgttctctcatcaaaggtagggagaaaaagaaaaaaaagcgtctggagacagttctgagagtggtatctgcaactgtggtttgcctgcctgctgctctcagcctgtagctggaggcattatttatgcagatctctggggtgagcttagcactcacctggtcccacaggctttgtttgctcagagttctcctgtgcggcagcctctgctacagcctttcccctttccaagcactgggaaaggtgccactgccccgcgttgtcaggcctgcgtgtttatttacagttcacgtgggaagtgggtcttccctcctctcacaagcgtccccgctcctggttgctgggcgcgccccgctcccgccagagcctctccggcctgcccggctcgtttatttacagtcccaggaagggttcccttcccccaatcttcagcgctcagggcgccccaccctctttccagcgtgtcttaactgttcttattgcttagtactcagtttatctttttttcccgggtggaggtcagtctgtccagggggctatgctgctctggcccaggcttgtctgtggggctaccgtggtaccgcgaagctcacctggtccgcgtcttcccaagccgtatgggcgccggccactggcggccccggggggcctcctcggttctccgtttaacgtgaagtggagattctctgtgccacctggagatgtggaggggtcaaagttatgccttttctcggtgattatgcctgcaaagtgtgtctccagcgtctctccaagatttcactataggagggtcgctttctgcttcctacctctagccgccatcttggaattcctagcatCATAATTTAGAAGTTGGTTTGTTAATGACTGCCTCACCAGGATTAAGTAAAATGTTCTCCCTCTAATATCAGTAATTGGGTAAAGTTACAAAATCACCTAGCTTCAAGGAAGAGAAGGGTAAATACGAATCCAATCCTTAAGCCATAGAAGTGATTTGTTTGGCCAGAGCTACCAGCAGGCCACtaactcctgtaatctcagcactcaggagatcaAGGCAGGAGGGCTGaaagttctaagccagcctggtaTACAtactgagactctatctgaaaaaaactaaaacccgTCAAGCAAAAATTCCATCCAGGTTTCTTGAATCCCATCTGTTCCTTTATACCCTTACATCAGACATGTTCacatgaacccagggccttgcacacccTATACCACTTGGTACCTATAACCGTTGTTTTTCTCACTGTATAAATGCACCATGATGTATCTGTCAGCATCTTTTAGTGGTATTATATTGCTGCTTAGCTTTGCTGTAGAAACAGTACTGTGGTGAGTGCTCTTGTATTTCCTTTGCCACATGGAAAAGGAACTTTAAACAAAGgctaaatgcattttaaaatttgttggatAAACAAATTGCCGTCTGCCGAGATGATAATGTTATTTTTCTACAGCTCCTAAGTATGGAGAGTGACTATACCCCTGCACTAGAAGGATTTTGGGCAGCTTTCAGGGTAGACTCTTCTTCCTCAAGTAACTTATGTGTCTGCATGTTCTGTTCTGCAGAGAAATGGTCAATGCATGGTTTGCTGAGAGAGTTCACTCCATCCCTGTGTGCAAGGAAGGCGTTCAAAGCCACACCAAGTCTTGTCCTTGCCCTTTGCCACAGAGTCCTCATGCAGAGAGCAGTGCCCCTGGTACACCAACCAGGAAAATTTCTGCCTCAGAGTTTGACTGGCCCCTTAGACCCATTGTGGTCAAGGATTCTGAGGGAACTGTGAGCTTCCTTTTGGACTCAGAAAAGAAGGAGCAGATGCCTCTAACCCCCACAAGGTTTGATAGTAATGAAGGGGACCAGTGCTCAAGACTCTTGGAATTAGTGAAAGACATTTCTAGTCATTTGGATGTCACAGCCTTGTGTCACAAAATTTTCTTGCATATCCACGGACTTATCTCTGCTGACCACTATTCCCTGTTCCTTGTCTGTGAGGACAGCTCTAATGACAAGTTTCTGATCAGCCGCCTCTTTGATGTTGCTGAAGGTTCAACACTAGAAGAAGCTTCCAACAATTGTATATGCCTAGAGTGGAACAAAGGCATTGTGGGGCATGTGGCAGCACTGGGTGAGCCCCTGAACATCAAAGATGCGTATGAGGTAAGTAGGGGACAGAGGTAGCAGAGGCAGGCAGAGTTGAGGGTGATATGGCTAGGGCATTGGACGGCAATTGTGGATAATGtggattttggattttaaaaCTGAGGTGTAATAATTCATACTTATTTAAATGTACAGTTAGAATTCCTACCTTTCAAATGCCATGCTCCTTCCCTGGTGATTTGGTCGAGGATATAAACCTGTGGGAAATCGTACCTTGTTCTTTCCTTAATGGCAATGTGAAGATAATTCATCTCGTAGAGTATTCTGTCATCTTTTTATCTGATGACTATACATTTCCATATCTGTGCTATTTCTACATGACCTTCTGCAAATTTTATGGAGCTGTCCTCACAGCCAAGGATTAGAGAAACGGGATGTGACATCACGTCAGGGTGATGGAGAAAGGTTTTGTTGAGGAAGCAATGTTTGTTGAGGAGGCAGTTATTGAAGAATATGTAAACTTTGAATGAAAAAGACGTGTGCCTGGCGAGATCCAGATATAAAGGGAAGTTTGAAGAAGAGTCGAGAAGGTTGAACTGTGGAAATGTGTACATCAGAATCAGAATAGACACTGAAGGGCTGTGGGTGCCCAGCTAGCAAATTACTTGGGTCTTGAGTGCCAAGCCAGGAAATATATATTTGATTGAGAGCCAGGAGGAGTAACTGAAGAAGTTTTGAAGAGTTACTAGTATGATTTAAACTGTGCTTTAGAAAGGTACATTTTCATCTTTCTCAGTGATAAAATGAGTTATAAGGAAAAACACTAGATGCTGGGaggataaaatgttattttaatagtCCAAGTATGAGAAGCGAGGGCCTGACCTGGACTGGCCTGAAAGATCAAAAAGAAGGAGTAGATTTCAGATGAAGAAGTCAAATCCACAGATCATGACAGGTAATAGGAGATGGAAGTAAGGTGAAAAGAGGAGGATGACTCAGGTGTGAAGTGGGTGAATGAAGAATGATCCTGGTGAGGAACACTGAGAGGCAGGGTTGTGAGCTAGAATAGCTTAGGTAGGGTTAACTCCTGAGACACATTTTATGAATGCACTCTGTGTAAGTAGTTTTTTGATTCTGATTCTCTGAAAAATTCACAGGTCTTCATGGAGCAATCTCCTGACCCCTTTGAGTGCT
This window of the Castor canadensis chromosome 9, mCasCan1.hap1v2, whole genome shotgun sequence genome carries:
- the LOC109678504 gene encoding cGMP-specific 3',5'-cyclic phosphodiesterase-like isoform X1, with translation MDPAGPSVRRPWQQQDPDSVEAWLDDHWDFTFSYFVRKATREMVNAWFAERVHSIPVCKEGVQSHTKSCPCPLPQSPHAESSAPGTPTRKISASEFDWPLRPIVVKDSEGTVSFLLDSEKKEQMPLTPTRFDSNEGDQCSRLLELVKDISSHLDVTALCHKIFLHIHGLISADHYSLFLVCEDSSNDKFLISRLFDVAEGSTLEEASNNCICLEWNKGIVGHVAALGEPLNIKDAYEVFMEQSPDPFECCSDVAL
- the LOC109678504 gene encoding cGMP-specific 3',5'-cyclic phosphodiesterase-like isoform X3, which codes for MDPAGPSVRRPWQQQDPDSVEAWLDDHWDFTFSYFVRKATREMVNAWFAERVHSIPVCKEGVQSHTKSCPCPLPQSPHAESSAPGTPTRKISASEFDWPLRPIVVKDSEGTVSFLLDSEKKEQMPLTPTRFDSNEGDQCSRLLELVKDISSHLDVTALCHKIFLHIHGLISADHYSLFLVCEDSSNDKFLISRLFDVAEGSTLEEASNNCICLEWNKGIVGHVAALGEPLNIKDAYESNKEVIKKM
- the LOC109678504 gene encoding cGMP-specific 3',5'-cyclic phosphodiesterase-like isoform X2; translation: MDPAGPSVRRPWQQQDPDSVEAWLDDHWDFTFSYFVRKATREMVNAWFAERVHSIPVCKEGVQSHTKSCPCPLPQSPHAESSAPGTPTRKISASEFDWPLRPIVVKDSEGTVSFLLDSEKKEQMPLTPTRFDSNEGDQCSRLLELVKDISSHLDVTALCHKIFLHIHGLISADHYSLFLVCEDSSNDKFLISRLFDVAEGSTLEEASNNCICLEWNKGIVGHVAALGEPLNIKDAYEGETDLDPLQF
- the LOC109678504 gene encoding cGMP-specific 3',5'-cyclic phosphodiesterase-like isoform X4, with amino-acid sequence MVNAWFAERVHSIPVCKEGVQSHTKSCPCPLPQSPHAESSAPGTPTRKISASEFDWPLRPIVVKDSEGTVSFLLDSEKKEQMPLTPTRFDSNEGDQCSRLLELVKDISSHLDVTALCHKIFLHIHGLISADHYSLFLVCEDSSNDKFLISRLFDVAEGSTLEEASNNCICLEWNKGIVGHVAALGEPLNIKDAYEVFMEQSPDPFECCSDVAL